From a single Eremothecium sinecaudum strain ATCC 58844 chromosome III, complete sequence genomic region:
- the BDF1 gene encoding chromatin-binding protein BDF1 (Syntenic homolog of Ashbya gossypii AER068C; Syntenic homolog of Saccharomyces cerevisiae YLR399C (BDF1) and YDL070W (BDF2)) yields MTEMEQSMLQQQMTVGNTLDNSAGKPLSLKGAEEASAMSETTTASSTLADGSDGPMGGEPLKFEGVVEPDMDNLPSNPMPKHQQKHAVTSIKAVKRLKDAKPFLQPVDPIKLNIPHYFTQIKRPMDISTIEKKLNVNAYEKPEQVTQDFNLMVENCSKFNGPTSSIAQMARNIQAAFEKHMLNMPPRHRPVQPRKRRKSNEEVPVVIRRADTHTGRPKREIHPPKSKDIYPMENTKPRSKKHQAEMKFCQQVLKELTARKHSSFNYPFLEPVDPVALNCPSYFEYVKEPMDLGTIGKKLNNWEYADYEQFERDVRLVFKNCYSFNPDGTLVNMMGHRLEDVFNSKWADRPILPEDEDDEEEDESEFESDGLYPEEEIDESSITNPAIQYLEQQLARMKVELQQLKRQELERIRKERRLARSTYSNGGSFAGKRRRGRGSKKKGLGSSASASGDFGSLGLKRKRKLKTVVTYDMKRIISEHIGDLPEAKLERAVDIIKKSMPDIVGADGEVELDIDQLDDSTILTLYNTFFRQYGATSNGLTEEDRRRSSLSPPSATSSKANKRRRSKALSEEEQNKQIEKIKNKLAILDSASPISPNMLGLLSGNNDGSSSSGEDDDISSESEEE; encoded by the coding sequence ATGACAGAGATGGAGCAATCTATGTTACAGCAACAGATGACAGTGGGTAACACCCTCGATAATTCTGCAGGTAAACCATTGTCTCTGAAGGGTGCAGAGGAAGCATCTGCAATGTCTGAGACTACAACGGCTAGTTCTACGCTGGCAGATGGGAGTGATGGACCTATGGGCGGGGAGCCGCTGAAGTTCGAAGGTGTCGTAGAACCTGACATGGATAACTTACCTTCTAACCCCATGCCTAAACATCAACAGAAACATGCTGTCACTTCCATAAAGGCTGTAAAAAGGTTGAAGGATGCTAAACCTTTCTTGCAACCAGTTGACCCTATTAAGTTGAACATACCGCACTACTTTACGCAGATTAAGAGGCCTATGGATATCTCAACAATTGAGAAGAAGCTTAATGTTAATGCCTATGAGAAGCCGGAGCAGGTGACCCAGGATTTCAACTTAATGGTTGAAAACTGTTCTAAGTTCAACGGGCCTACTTCTTCGATAGCCCAGATGGCTAGGAATATACAGGCGGCGTTTGAGAAACATATGCTCAATATGCCTCCACGTCACCGGCCAGTGCAGCCTCGGAAGCGCCGGAAGTCTAACGAGGAAGTGCCAGTGGTGATAAGGCGTGCGGACACACATACCGGGAGGCCCAAGCGGGAGATACACCCCCCCAAGTCGAAAGACATATACCCTATGGAGAACACAAAGCCTAGGTCCAAGAAGCACCAAGCGGAGATGAAATTCTGTCAGCAGGTCCTCAAGGAATTGACTGCCAGGAAACACTCCTCATTCAACTATCCTTTCCTTGAACCTGTAGACCCCGTGGCTTTGAATTGTCCATCCTACTTCGAATATGTGAAGGAGCCCATGGACTTAGGAACTATAGGGAAGAAGCTTAATAATTGGGAGTATGCGGACTACGAGCAGTTTGAGCGGGATGTACGACTCGTCTTCAAAAACTGTTACTCTTTCAATCCTGACGGTACCCTGGTTAATATGATGGGTCACCGGTTGGAAGACGTGTTCAATTCCAAATGGGCAGATCGTCCGATACTCCCTGAGGAcgaagatgatgaagaagaagatgagtCAGAATTCGAAAGCGATGGCCTATATCCGGAGGAGGAGATCGATGAGAGCTCAATCACCAATCCTGCAATACAGTATCTAGAGCAGCAGTTGGCTCGTATGAAAGTGGAGTTACAGCAGTTAAAACGCCAAGAGTTGGAGCGTATACGCAAAGAACGCAGGCTGGCGCGCAGTACTTACTCCAATGGCGGCTCCTTCGCCGGCAAACGCAGGCGTGGTAGGGGCTCGAAAAAGAAAGGACTAGGTTCCTCGGCCTCTGCTTCCGGTGACTTTGGATCTCTAGGCTTGAAAAGGAAGCGCAAGCTAAAGACTGTGGTCACATACGACATGAAACGAATTATTAGCGAACATATCGGAGATCTTCCAGAAGCAAAGTTGGAGCGTGCCGTCGACATCATCAAAAAATCCATGCCAGACATAGTCGGTGCCGATGGCGAGGTCGAGCTAGATATCGACCAGCTAGACGATTCAACTATACTGACATTATATAACACATTCTTCCGTCAGTATGGAGCCACCTCCAATGGTTTGACGGAGGAAGATAGACGGAGAAGCTCATTATCACCTCCATCTGCTACTTCTTCCAAGGCAAACAAGCGCAGAAGAAGTAAAGCGCTAAGCGAGGAGGAGCAGAACAAGCAGATTGAGAAGATCAAGAACAAGTTGGCTATCTTAGATAGTGCCTCTCCTATTTCACCCAATATGCTTGGGCTATTGTCAGGTAATAACGATGGatcatcttcttcaggTGAAGACGATGATATAAGCAGCGAAAGTGAAGAAGAGTAA
- the DUS3 gene encoding tRNA dihydrouridine synthase DUS3 (Syntenic homolog of Ashbya gossypii AER070C; Syntenic homolog of Saccharomyces cerevisiae YLR401C (DUS3)), whose protein sequence is MSETELRLKHGLEGEGEEVSAKRTNRTKGVAHVKAEFVVSGTGYNANVGGVEDDEEVAPSRLEGEQRNGGAGTRKKKGKQKGQNKNRDNRQAKEEKQLCATLIQGPQEGKECVYGEKCRFIHDIREYLEHKAPEMECEQFSSCPVFESLGFCPMGFKCKYLSSHCDMEKLVLVKLPEEQRTKLWDANHEVNHISGARKLDLIKRRFPFEKSDFVLEIIDAIQQEFRDDMNGATESPGAEKDEDDSVKAPQVQQREKEVAAARQRQKDLYLKYHDTRFFAQEKKVLDLHHKKILSPLTTVGNLPYRRLMRSMGADVTYSEMALAVPLIQGTNSEWALPKAHCSELPGFGVQIACSKPWQAAKAAEALAANVGGGVSEINLNSGCPIDLLYRQGSGSALLDNPARMIRCLNAMNYVSGDIPISVKLRTGTKDNHPMAIGICKRLVMETDVAAITLHGRTRQQRYTKSADWEYVGKVANAVREYEVEREEKLKESREGKTRIQFVGNGDCNNWEDWYKHLENENIDSVMVARGALIKPWIFEEVEAKQYLDKSSSERLEMLKNYAKFAMDHWGTDEYGIAQCRRFFCEFMSFFHRYVPMGICERYPVLLNERPPNWRGRDDLETWLGSTDVNDWVKLSDLFFGKATDKFVFQPKHKSNSHTVAT, encoded by the coding sequence ATGAGTGAGACGGAATTGAGGTTGAAGCATGGTTTAGAAGGGGAAGGTGAGGAGGTGTCTGCGAAGCGTACGAACAGAACTAAAGGTGTTGCGCATGTTAAGGCCGAATTTGTTGTTAGCGGAACGGGGTATAATGCAAATGTTGGAGGCGTTGAGGATGATGAGGAAGTTGCGCCCTCGAGACTAGAGGGTGAACAAAGAAATGGCGGTGCTGGAACTAGGAAGAAGAAGGGTAAGCAAAAGGGCCAAAATAAAAATCGGGACAATAGGCAGGCgaaggaagaaaagcagCTGTGTGCAACGCTAATCCAAGGCCCTCAAGAGGGAAAGGAGTGTGTATACGGCGAAAAATGTAGGTTCATCCACGATATACGTGAGTATCTTGAGCACAAGGCTCCGGAGATGGAGTGCGAGCAGTTCTCTTCGTGTCCTGTGTTTGAATCTCTCGGGTTTTGTCCGATGGGCTTTAAATGCAAATACTTGTCAAGTCATTGTGATATGGAAAAATTGGTTTTAGTCAAGCTTCCAGAAGAGCAGCGAACTAAATTGTGGGATGCGAATCATGAAGTTAACCATATCTCTGGTGCTAGAAAGCTGGATCTGATTAAAAGAAGATTTCCTTTTGAGAAAAGTGACTTCGTTTTGGAGATCATTGATGCTATACAGCAGGAATTTAGAGATGATATGAATGGTGCAACAGAGTCACCGGGAGCAGAAAAGGATGAGGATGACAGTGTCAAAGCTCCCCAGGTGCAGCAGAGGGAGAAAGAAGTCGCGGCCGCGCGCCAGCGTCAAAAGGACTTATACCTTAAGTACCATGACACGCGCTTTTTTGCGCAGGAGAAGAAAGTGCTAGATCTTCACCATAAGAAGATCCTTTCACCACTTACCACTGTGGGGAACTTGCCTTACCGTAGGTTGATGCGCAGTATGGGTGCTGACGTTACGTATAGTGAAATGGCTCTTGCGGTACCGTTGATTCAGGGAACTAACTCCGAATGGGCATTACCAAAGGCTCACTGTTCTGAATTACCGGGATTTGGTGTTCAAATTGCATGCTCAAAGCCATGGCAAGCCGCGAAAGCTGCTGAGGCACTGGCCGCAAATGTTGGAGGTGGTGTAAGTGAAATCAATCTTAACAGTGGCTGTCCAATTGACCTTTTGTACAGACAAGGTAGCGGCAGTGCGTTGTTGGACAATCCAGCAAGGATGATCCGTTGTCTCAATGCCATGAATTACGTTTCAGGCGATATTCCAATCTCAGTAAAACTGCGGACAGGTACCAAGGATAACCACCCGATGGCTATTGGCATATGTAAGAGACTTGTTATGGAAACTGACGTTGCTGCTATTACTCTCCATGGTAGAACAAGGCAGCAAAGGTACACTAAATCTGCAGATTGGGAATACGTTGGGAAGGTTGCTAATGCGGTTCGTGAATATGAAGTCGAGCGTGAAGAGAAACTAAAAGAATCTCGTGAAGGAAAGACTAGAATACAATTTGTCGGTAACGGTGACTGTAACAACTGGGAGGATTGGTATAAGCACTTAGAAAACGAGAACATAGATTCGGTGATGGTTGCGCGTGGTGCGCTCATTAAACCTTGGATCTTTGAAGAAGTCGAGGCCAAGCAATACCTTGACAAAAGCAGCTCTGAACGTCTTGAAATGTTGAAAAACTATGCTAAATTTGCAATGGACCATTGGGGAACTGATGAATACGGTATCGCACAGTGTCGCCGGTTTTTCTGTGAATTCATGTCTTTCTTCCATCGTTACGTTCCAATGGGCATATGTGAGAGATACCCAGTGTTGCTAAACGAAAGACCTCCAAACTGGCGCGGTCGTGACGATCTTGAGACTTGGCTCGGAAGTACGGACGTTAACGACTGGGTAAAGTTATCTGACTTGTTTTTTGGTAAAGCAACCGACAAGTTTGTCTTCCAACCGAAGCATAAAAGTAATTCGCATACAGTGGCCACATAG
- the YET3 gene encoding Yet3p (Syntenic homolog of Ashbya gossypii AER069W; Syntenic homolog of Saccharomyces cerevisiae YDL072C (YET3)) — MALYYQLVFVILTVETVVFTLLALPLPTTVRRGLTRMLSRPFMSPTLQTAIKVVLGFIMLLFLDTLNRMYIINKEYEQAKGMMGYAHDRIEILSRKFLAQRNMYLTGITLFLTFVIVRTFNIALELFAMKDRSAAVKSTRDESERELRELIKKKDEEISLLKEQAAALAKDM, encoded by the coding sequence ATGGCGCTATACTATCAGCTAGTATTTGTGATATTGACGGTGGAGACAGTGGTGTTTACACTTTTGGCGCTTCCATTGCCGACGACGGTGCGCCGTGGCCTGACAAGGATGCTTTCCAGGCCGTTTATGTCTCCGACGCTACAGACCGCTATCAAGGTAGTACTTGGGTTTATTATGCTACTGTTCTTGGACACTTTGAACCGAATGTACATCATCAATAAGGAGTATGAACAAGCCAAAGGTATGATGGGTTATGCCCACGATCGGATTGAAATCTTATCTCGGAAGTTTCTTGCACAGCGTAACATGTATCTAACGGGTATCACGCTCTTTCTGACATTTGTGATTGTGCGTACCTTTAACATCGCCTTGGAGTTATTTGCGATGAAGGATCGCAGCGCTGCAGTGAAATCCACTCGCGATGAAAGTGAGCGCGAATTACGTGAACTAATCAAAAAGAAGGATGAAGAGATTAGCCTATTGAAAGAACAAGCTGCAGCTTTGGCAAAGGATATGTAA
- the SKI2 gene encoding SKI complex RNA helicase subunit SKI2 (Syntenic homolog of Ashbya gossypii AER067C; Syntenic homolog of Saccharomyces cerevisiae YLR398C (SKI2)), which produces MSTSSPNDEHLDQLFHELRISNINGSENFNDQLATYIPDPLPKKFEDICKKYLSQPNTLPWELLDLLQDVPKPDFMEDGSSSVKNQRNNYDFIDFVKIPEPLSRTSYHFKRKGIDGKIFQYNEEVNLSEVENANAANCLNLNRKINREANSLKGSTSQLPFTPGGVTMSALQLSSEGSKFATATKLLHRDAQGLFDIPQGMQRGIIPDAPAGGYSDQIHEVKELDSIDNEDEKNKELITLRNERKVDHVLHPDSAQESGSNKDKETDLMEIDRLLPMGIDFGRIIRDPKATLEKKRWAHVVDLSHRLENFDILVPKPARTWPFELDIFQQEAIYHLEKGDSVFVAAHTSAGKTVVAEYAIAMSQRNMTKVIYTSPIKALSNQKFRDFKEDFDDVEIGLLTGDVQINPTASCLIMTTEILRSMLYRGADLIRDLEFVIFDEVHYVNDQDRGVVWEEVIIMLPSHVKFILLSATVPNTFEFADWIGRTKQKNIYVISTPKRPVPLEINIWATEKMIPVVNENREFSASNFKKHVDLLKGDVKPSNTPQNSKQWKPNNSRTTGRGGNKAASDNKRITSGARGPGARGSNRSDFFRRDFPNKQSWSKIVNYLKNRELLPAVIFVFSKKNCEDYAESLVGMDFATAKEKSQIYMFIEKSISRLKKEDRELPQILKMRSFLERCIAVHHGGMLPIVKELVEMLFAKGYVKVLFATETFAMGLNLPTRTVVFSAIEKHDGNSLRYLNPGEFTQMAGRAGRRGKDKVGTVILMTYKRPIEEIPFKEVTLGQPTRLKSQFRLTYNMILNLLRIEALKVEEMIKYSFGENTKQNLLPEHAKKAESLQDKLMELEDIDCKVCADDIETAIDLTIKIRDCNRGIINDMDKNKKLFRLMKPGKLTVYRDTNGNAKLGSVLRIDMSSGMCSMLCFTKPSTLRNGQVNHLPYLTDSKTFIKKHFQAFSYASPVVDQIPFHNIELLSKYVVNLPLHELINKDKKTLASFHEKVHMFFRLAPKLKETNMDKEMTLAIQQFILDRKHAEEEFFNLKCIGCEHFAEHFSIKYQKHEVTQEIKNVVHLMSDQNLSLLPDYEQRLAVLRECEFIDPSNNVLLKGRVACEINSGYELVLTELILDNFLGDFEPEEIVALLSAFVYEGRTKEEEPLITTPRLAKGKKRIAEIYERLLKVYETHQVPLTKDEAEFLEKKRFALMNVVYEWARGLSFKEIMSISVEAEGTIVRVITRLDEICREVKLAASIIGYSTLHMKMSQAQELIKRDIVFAASLYL; this is translated from the coding sequence ATGTCAACGTCTTCTCCAAATGATGAACATCTTGACCAATTGTTTCATGAATTGAGAATTAGCAACATTAATGGTTCTGAAAATTTTAACGATCAATTGGCCACTTACATTCCTGACCCTTTACCGAAGAAGTTTGAAGATATATGCAAGAAATATTTATCACAACCTAATACTTTGCCATGGGAACTACTTGATCTGTTACAGGATGTCCCAAAGCCAGATTTTATGGAAGATGGATCATCTTCAGTTAAGAATCAACGTAATAATTATGATTTCATTGATTTCGTAAAGATTCCTGAACCTTTGTCAAGAACATCATATCATTTTAAAAGGAAAGGTATCGATGGTAAAATCTTTCAATATAACGAAGAAGTCAACCTGAGTGAAGTTGAGAATGCGAATGCCGCAAATTGCTTGAATTTAAACAGAAAGATTAATCGGGAAGCAAATAGCTTGAAAGGTTCTACTTCGCAGTTGCCTTTTACTCCTGGAGGTGTAACCATGAGCGCTCTACAACTTTCCTCTGAAGGCTCCAAGTTTGCAACTGCAACGAAGCTTTTACATAGAGACGCTCAAGGGTTATTTGATATTCCTCAAGGGATGCAGAGGGGAATTATCCCGGATGCACCCGCTGGCGGTTATAGTGATCAAATACACGAGGTAAAGGAGTTGGATAGCattgataatgaagatgagaAGAACAAGGAACTTATTACATTGAGAAATGAACGTAAGGTGGATCATGTGCTACATCCTGATAGTGCACAAGAGTCGGGTTCTAATAAGGACAAAGAGACAGATTTAATGGAAATCGACAGGTTACTTCCTATGGGAATTGATTTTGGCAGGATAATACGTGATCCCAAAGCAACTTTAGAGAAGAAACGCTGGGCACATGTGGTTGATCTTTCACATCGATTAGAAAATTTTGATATCTTAGTTCCGAAGCCTGCTAGGACATGGCCATTCGAATTGGATATTTTCCAACAGGAAGCAATTTATCATCTTGAGAAGGGTGATTCCGTTTTTGTTGCAGCTCATACATCAGCTGGAAAGACCGTTGTTGCTGAATATGCAATTGCAATGTCACAGAGAAATATGACGAAGGTCATTTATACATCACCCATAAAGGCCCTTTCCAACCAAAAGTTTCGGGATTTTAAGGAAGATTttgatgatgttgaaatTGGTTTACTTACAGGGGATGTTCAGATCAATCCCACTGCAAGTTGTTTAATTATGACTACGGAAATCTTAAGAAGCATGTTGTATCGTGGAGCCGATTTAATTAGAGATTTAGAATTCGTTATTTTTGATGAAGTGCATTACGTGAATGATCAAGATAGAGGTGTTGTCTGGGAGGAAGTCATTATTATGTTGCCTTCTCATGTGAAGTTTATCCTACTATCAGCGACTGTTCCGAATACATTTGAATTCGCAGACTGGATAGGGAGAACAAAGCAGAAAAATATTTATGTCATTTCTACTCCAAAACGTCCAGTGCCTCTAGAGATAAATATCTGGGCTACGGAGAAGATGATACCGGTTGTTAATGAAAATAGAGAGTTTTCTGCTAGTAACTTCAAAAAACATGTTGACTTATTAAAAGGAGACGTTAAGCCTTCCAATACACCTCAAAATTCCAAGCAATGGAAACCAAATAACAGCCGCACTACAGGAAGAGGTGGCAATAAAGCTGCCAGCGACAACAAACGCATAACTAGCGGCGCAAGAGGGCCTGGAGCTAGGGGTTCAAATAGAAGTGATTTTTTCAGAAGAGATTTTCCAAACAAACAGAGCTGGTCAAAGATTGTTAACTACTTAAAAAACAGAGAACTACTGCCTGCCGTCATATTTGTTTTTAGTAAAAAGAATTGTGAAGACTACGCAGAAAGTTTAGTGGGCATGGATTTTGCTACTGCAAAGGAAAAATCACAAATCTATATGTTTATTGAAAAATCAATTTCACGCTTAAAGAAGGAGGATAGAGAATTGCCAcagatattgaagatgCGGTCTTTCCTAGAGCGCTGCATAGCGGTTCATCATGGTGGTATGCTTCCTATAGTCAAGGAATTAGTAGAGATGTTATTCGCTAAAGGCTATGTTAAGGTATTATTTGCAACTGAGACCTTCGCTATGGGGCTAAACCTACCAACTAGAACAGTTGTCTTTAGCGCAATTGAAAAACATGATGGCAACAGTTTACGGTATTTAAATCCAGGAGAATTTACCCAAATGGCAGGTAGAGCTGGAAGGCGTGGTAAAGATAAAGTCGGTACTGTAATACTAATGACATATAAAAGACCAATAGAAGAGATTCCGTTCAAAGAAGTTACTTTAGGCCAACCAACTAGGCTAAAGTCACAGTTTAGACTAACATATAATATGATTTTAAATCTGCTAAGGATAGAAGCATTAAAAGTGGAAGAAATGATAAAGTACTCGTTTGGTGAAAATACGAAGCAGAACTTATTACCAGAACATGCGAAAAAGGCTGAAAGTTTACAAGACAAATTGATGGAGCTAGAAGATATAGATTGTAAGGTATGTGCAGATGATATAGAAACTGCAATTGATCTCACAATCAAAATTAGAGATTGCAACAGAGGCATAATAAACGACATggataaaaataaaaaactaTTCAGGTTAATGAAACCAGGCAAACTCACTGTATACAGAGATACAAATGGTAATGCAAAGTTAGGGTCAGTTTTGAGGATTGATATGTCATCAGGAATGTGCTCGATGTTGTGTTTCACAAAACCTTCTACTCTAAGAAACGGGCAAGTGAACCACTTGCCGTACCTAACCGATTCAAAAACTTTTATAAAGAAGCATTTCCAAGCATTCAGTTACGCTAGCCCAGTGGTAGATCAAATTCCATTCCATAACATTGAACTGCTTTCGAAATACGTTGTAAACTTACCGTTACATGAGCTTATTAACAAGGATAAGAAAACTCTAGCTTCTTTCCATGAAAAGGTTCATATGTTTTTCAGGTTGGCGCCAAAATTAAAAGAAACCAATATGGACAAAGAAATGACGCTTGCTATTCAACAATTCATCCTTGACCGCAAGCACGCGGAGGAAGAATTCTTCAATCTAAAATGTATTGGGTGCGAACATTTTGCTGAGCACTTTTCCATAAAATATCAGAAACATGAAGTGACTCAAGAGATCAAAAACGTAGTTCATTTAATGTCCGACCAAAATTTGAGCTTGTTACCAGATTACGAACAAAGACTTGCGGTCTTGCGTGAGTGTGAGTTTATTGATCCGTCAAATAATGTCTTATTGAAGGGAAGAGTAGCGTGTGAAATAAATTCCGGCTATGAACTGGTGTTGACCGAATTGATATTGGACAACTTCTTGGGAGATTTTGAACCAGAAGAAATCGTTGCATTATTATCAGCCTTTGTGTACGAGGGGCGCACgaaagaagaag
- the SFP1 gene encoding zinc-coordinating transcription factor SFP1 (Syntenic homolog of Ashbya gossypii AER071W; Syntenic homolog of Saccharomyces cerevisiae YLR403W (SFP1)), whose translation MDVTTEASTTPSIYITEAQQRRQSAGGHQSHQLQHHLGAQHQHQMAKYRRDSIAHSQGIGGVSWGSLTVGSWLKEEVMNHAHMKDPTNGNITPNNMVALSSPPSSSGSYLPNLEKQYCKDYSCCGQLLPGLHDLLRHYEEAHIATSPWHLSIVEGSGNPVGNVAAASGLQHGAAAGRKKMPGIQQQHGQQQGQQHHSGNGVQNSQNSAMHHSENSQHSQNHHHIQQQFHSNNIRHLQLQHQVQIPNHHPAITASTQMQHQPNLQSVQQLLHLSGNLVDAVSTNEVFLQNNKVAGNGTVTMTSTVGGDLSAQNGAKLDMNSAGKRTAVIQPRGNRKQQPSQQVNFSNYSLQMNSANSTNMGNLQNSGQSRLTEKRQAMGSAAAGIDLDFMDQDVIDEFHQDGPSTLMAMQHMGLLVDGSSVGRNGTMHSQPGTNLASMMKKKNGRTINNGSAGSSNVLSNKRSANGSITPGGRHNMSSDDEDDEDDDEDQDEDVDENEPNGMSRKQQGYIDDPARRLYIMGHEEHKPFKCPVIGCDKTYKNQNGLKYHKTHGHQNQKLHENPDGTFSIIDPESNEPYPDGMGFEKDKPYRCEVCGKRYKNLNGLKYHRGHSTH comes from the coding sequence ATGGATGTGACAACGGAGGCGTCTACAACGCCTAGTATCTATATTACTGAGGCGCAGCAAAGGCGCCAGTCAGCTGGTGGTCATCAGTCTCATCAGCTGCAACATCACCTTGGTGCGCAGCATCAACATCAGATGGCTAAATATCGAAGGGACTCTATAGCCCACTCCCAGGGTATTGGTGGAGTGTCGTGGGGGTCCCTAACTGTCGGCTCGTGGCTGAAAGAAGAGGTTATGAATCATGCCCATATGAAGGACCCGACCAATGGCAATATTACTCCTAACAATATGGTCGCCCTTTCTTCGCCGCCATCATCATCAGGCTCATACTTGCCTAACTTGGAAAAACAGTATTGTAAGGATTACAGCTGTTGTGGACAGCTGTTACCTGGACTACATGACCTTCTTAGACACTACGAAGAAGCGCATATTGCGACTTCGCCATGGCACCTCTCGATAGTCGAGGGTTCCGGGAACCCCGTAGGGAATGTCGCTGCTGCTTCGGGTTTGCAGCATGGTGCCGCTGCAGGTAGAAAGAAAATGCCCGGTATACAGCAGCAGCATGGCCAGCAACAGGGTCAGCAGCATCATTCTGGTAACGGAGTACAGAATTCTCAGAATAGTGCCATGCATCACTCGGAAAATAGCCAGCATTCACAAAACCATCACCATATTCAGCAGCAATTTCACAGCAACAATATTCGTCATCTACAATTGCAGCACCAAGTGCAAATACCGAACCATCATCCAGCTATAACAGCGTCTACTCAGATGCAACACCAACCTAACCTGCAGTCAGTGCAACAGCTGCTGCATTTGAGCGGTAACTTAGTAGATGCAGTTTCTACTAACGAAGTATTCTTGCAAAATAACAAGGTCGCCGGCAATGGCACAGTCACAATGACATCCACAGTAGGCGGCGACTTGTCCGCCCAAAATGGCGCTAAGCTTGACATGAATTCGGCTGGGAAACGCACTGCCGTTATTCAACCAAGGGGTAATCGTAAACAGCAGCCTTCTCAGCAAGTGAATTTCAGCAACTATTCACTGCAGATGAATTCTGCTAATTCAACGAATATGGGTAACTTACAGAATTCAGGTCAGTCAAGGTTGACTGAGAAGAGACAGGCTATGGGCTCCGCAGCAGCCGGTATAGACCTTGATTTCATGGACCAGGATGTCATCGATGAGTTTCATCAGGATGGCCCTTCAACCTTGATGGCTATGCAACATATGGGCCTCTTAGTAGACGGTTCTTCAGTAGGTAGGAACGGTACGATGCATTCGCAGCCCGGAACTAACCTTGCGTCCATGATGAAGAAAAAAAATGGTCGTACAATTAATAATGGTTCTGCAGGCTCCTCGAATGTGCTTTCGAACAAAAGATCTGCAAATGGTTCCATAACCCCGGGTGGTCGTCACAACATGAGCAGtgatgacgaagatgacgaagatgatGACGAAGACCAAGATGAGGATGTTGATGAAAACGAGCCAAATGGTATGTCTAGAAAACAACAAGGTTACATCGACGATCCTGCTCGGCGACTTTATATTATGGGCCACGAAGAACATAAGCCATTTAAATGTCCAGTCATAGGATGTGATAAAACTTATAAAAATCAGAATGGCCTAAAGTATCATAAGACCCACGGCCACCAGAACCAAAAATTGCATGAAAATCCAGACGGAACTTTTAGCATAATCGATCCAGAGTCTAATGAGCCGTATCCTGATGGTATGGGCTTTGAGAAGGATAAACCATATCGTTGTGAGGTTTGCGGTAAACGTTACAAGAACCTAAACGGATTAAAGTACCACAGAGGGCACTCCACTCACTGA